The region TTAAATCCAAGGAAGGTTTCAAACGGGATATCATGTCCATCTTTTCGCATCTTAGTGCCACAATGTGGACAAGTTGCATCTGGTAAATCAAAACCAGATTCAGCATTTGCTAAAATGTCTTGGAATGCTTCTTCCTCTGGTCGGATTCCATAGCGTTGTTTCTCCTCTTCGTTCATTTTAAAAGCCGCAAATAAACAGTTTGGACAACGGTAATGCGGTGATAGCGGATTAACCTCTGTGATATCTGTCAAAGTTGCAACAAAAGACGATCCAACCGAACCACGTGATCCTACTAGATAACCATCATCCAATGATTTTTTTACAAGCATGTGCGAGATATAATAAATAACGGCAAATCCATTTCCGATAATACTATTTAACTCTTTAATTAAACGATCAAGCACATATTGAGGTAATTCTTCCCCATACCACTCATGTGCTCTTTCATAACACATTTCAGTTAAACGGTCCTTGATACTTGGAATCCCTTTATCTTTTAAGAAATCATCAGCAGGCGTGAACAATTCATCTTTAATCGCTTTTATCATTTCACAAGAATCAGCAATTGCATTTGGATTAGTGACAATGATTTCTTTTTGTTTCGCCTCATCTAAAAAACTAAAATCATGGTACATTTCATCTGTTGTTCTAAAATGCATACTTGGAATTTCTTTAATATCTGGATGATTTAGAGGATGGCGTCCTCCTCCAATCATTGGTGTGCGCGTATAAATTTGACGATAAAGTTTATCTTCACGATTTAAATGGTGAACATCTCCGGTTGCGCACACTGGAATATTTAACTCTTCACCCACTTTTATAATCGTTTTAATCGTCTCGATAATGGACTGAGCCATCTCTTTTGAGTTTTGATCAATGAGATGTGAATAAACTTCGGGTGGCTGTACTTCTAAATAATCATAAAATTTCGCCTTTTCTTGTAAGTCTTCATATGGCTTATTTAATGCACTTTCCCAGACCTCACCATTTACACAACTACTACCAATTAACAATCCTTCTCGATGAGCTTGTAAATAACTTCTTCGAATACGTGGCTGTCCATATAAATCGCACGTCATCGATTGCGACACAACTTTGAATAAATTTTTAAATCCAACTTGGTTTTGCGCCAAAATCGTCACATGTGTTGTTCGATCAAGTTTAAACGAGGTTTCTTTATCGACTAACTGATTGACTTCATCATGCGTTTTAATGTCTAATTTTAAAATATCACGAAGCATTAGAATAAATGCCTGACCCGTTGCACGCGCATCGTAAATGGCACGGTGATGTTGGGTTAAATCAACTTTAAAGAATTTTGATAAAGCTTTTAAGTTAAATCGCTTCATCTTACGTTTAAATTTTTCATCAATGGTCGCATCTGTTGCATAGTTCCAATACACTCCATATTGATGGTGATAAAGGACACGCGCTAAAGCTAAGGTATCCAGAACAGGATTGTCACAAACTCCTAAATTAAAACGTTTATATGTTTGCTCTAAATGTCCCATGTCGAATGCCGCATTATGAGCGACTAAAATACAATCTTCCGACCATTCTTTAAAGCGTTTCATGACATCCTCAAGCTCCGGAGCATTATCAACATCACTTTGTAATATATGCGTTAATTCGATCGTTTTTAAAGATAATTTTCGATGTGGATTAGCAAAGTCAGAAAACTCATCAATAATCGTTCCGTTTTTAATTTTGACAGCTGCAATTTCGATAATCACATCATAGTTCGTTGAGAACCCAGTCGTTTCGACATCATAAACAACATACGTGGCATCATTTAACGGAATCGATTTCTCATTCCAAGCTAATAAGGGTTCATCTTCAACTAAATATCCTTCCACTCCATAGATAATTTTAATATCATTTTTTTTCGCGGCATGATAGGCATCTGGAATGGCTTGAACGACTCCATGATCCGTTAAGGCAATCGCTTTATGACCCCATTTCGCAGCTTGTTTAATATAATCACCAATATCTGTTACGCCGTCCATGGCACTCATCTTAGAGTGAACGTGTAATTCAACACGCTTTTCACCCTCCGGCGCCAAATCTTTTCTCGGCTCTGTTTTGGCATCAATGACATTCACCGCATTTACCATCATTGATAACTCTTTTGAGAACGTATCAAATTGAATTTTCCCACTGACACGAACCCAGTTACCTTTTGCTAAAAGTTTAGGTACCATTTTCTTTGTTTCAGCTGACTTGGCAAACATTTTAATATAAATGGAATCGGTATAATCCGTAAACTTCGCCGTCACGAGTAACATTTCACCATTTCGAATGTCGCGTGATTCTGCATCAAAAATATAACCTTCTAAAATACAGCGACTCATTTCATCGTCAATTTCTTTACAACTCATCGGATTTCCATTAATTGGACCACCGATTGAAGTATCTGTCACTTCAGGTTCCTTACGACTATAACCTCCACGGCTTCCACTATAGCTTTCACTTCGATAGCTTGGTTTAGGCTGTTCCACTGGTGGGGCTTCCACTGGTTTAGGTACTTCAACAATTTGTGGCATCGTCGTTTCTCGTTCTGCTAATATATCAGCGTCTGACTTGGCATTAGCAGAGTAAACAGGTTTTACTGTCTGTAATCCAAATCCAAAACGCTCATACGCCTTTAAAATGTTATTGGCATACTTTTGTTCAATTTCGTTATAATAATGCTCATCTTTCACTTCAATGTGTAACTCATTTGTCTGAACCTTAACTGAAAAGCTTTCTAAACAACGAATTAATAAATCTTGACGACTTAAATATTCAATCATAAGTGGCCAATATTCTAATATTTGTTCTTCAGTCGGCTGACTTAAATATCTAATTAAAAAAGAAGCTTGATTTATCGTTTGAATTTTACTAAACGTTTGATCAAAACGGGAATAAAATTCATAAAAAGCTGCTGGAACTAAGGGTGTATCAAATACTAAGTGAAAAATCAGTTCTTGGTTTTTTCGTAGGGCATCCACCTTTTCAATCATCTTTTGCTCAAATAAAAAAAGCTGATGATCAGGATATTGAATTTGTTCTAGCAAAATTTCCATTTGTTTTTGCATGGGTTTCCCCCCTTTTAAATCATTACTTTCAATTTATCTTATAAATTGCAACTTATTCATTTTATCATTTTTTCTAACTATTTTCACTAAAAAAATCGTTATGTCGAATGGCCTTAACCGCTTACTAACTCCTATAATTTCTGCCATTACTTCATTATTATACCTAAGAATATAAAAAGCCCTCTCAAATTCTTTTGAGAGGGTTTCTAACTAAGCTAATGTTTCATATTTTTCTTTAACGAATGTCATTAAGTCAGCCACTGCTACTTCAGCAACTTCACCTGTTTGACGGACTTTAACTTCAACAATTCCATCAGCGATTCCACGGCCAACCGTAATACGAATTGGTAACCCAATTAAATCAGCATCGGAGAATTTAACCCCTGCACGCTCTTTACGATCGTCTAATAAAACCTCAAATCCAGCTGCTTTTAATTCAGCATAGATATTTTCTGCTGCTTCTAATTGATCCGCTTTTTTCACATCAACTGGAACAACATGAATATCAAATGGAGCAATTCCTTTTGGCCAGATCATTCCATTTTCATCATTGTTTTGTTCAATAACCGCCATCATCACACGGCTAACTCCAATTCCATAGCATCCCATGATAATTGGTTGTTTCTTTTGATTTTCATCTAAGAATACCGCATTCATTGGTTCTGAGTATTTTGTTCCTAATTTGAACACATGTCCAACTTCAATTCCTTTAGCATGTGCCACAACGCCTACACCATCAGGAGATGGAGCTCCCACCTCTAAATCAGCAACTTCAATATTAGCTGCAAACGAACCTGTTGTTGAATAAACAATAGTATCTTCACCAACTTCAGCTAATGCCATGAACTCAGCAGATTGAGATCCGCCAATTTGTCCACTATCAGCTTCTACCATACGGAAGTTTAATCCACAACGAGTAAAAATATTTGTATAAGCTTTAACAAAGTTGTTATAAGCTTCATCTAGAGATTCTTGTGTGGCATGGAAAGAGTAGGCATCCTTCATAATAAACTCGCGACCACGCATTAATCCAAAACGAGGACGTGCTTCATCACGAAACTTCGTTTGAATTTGATAAACTGTTAATGGTAATTTTTTATATGAATTTAAGAAATCTCGAACTACATGAGTAATAACTTCTTCATGTGTTGGACCTAATGCAAATTCACGATTATTACGATCTGTTAATCGCATTAACTCTGAACCATAGACATCCCAGCGTCCTGATTCATCCCATAATTCTTTTGGTTGTAACGCTGGCATTAATAATTCATTTCCGCCAATGGCATCTAATTCGTCACGAACGATTCCTTCAACATTATTTAAAACACGCTTTGCAAGTGGTAAATAAGTATATACTCCCGCTGCTACTTGTTTAATAAATCCAGCGCGAAGTAAAAATTGATGAGAACGAATTTCTGCATCACTAGGAACTTCACG is a window of Turicibacter sanguinis DNA encoding:
- the proS gene encoding proline--tRNA ligase, with protein sequence MKQSMMFIPTLREVPSDAEIRSHQFLLRAGFIKQVAAGVYTYLPLAKRVLNNVEGIVRDELDAIGGNELLMPALQPKELWDESGRWDVYGSELMRLTDRNNREFALGPTHEEVITHVVRDFLNSYKKLPLTVYQIQTKFRDEARPRFGLMRGREFIMKDAYSFHATQESLDEAYNNFVKAYTNIFTRCGLNFRMVEADSGQIGGSQSAEFMALAEVGEDTIVYSTTGSFAANIEVADLEVGAPSPDGVGVVAHAKGIEVGHVFKLGTKYSEPMNAVFLDENQKKQPIIMGCYGIGVSRVMMAVIEQNNDENGMIWPKGIAPFDIHVVPVDVKKADQLEAAENIYAELKAAGFEVLLDDRKERAGVKFSDADLIGLPIRITVGRGIADGIVEVKVRQTGEVAEVAVADLMTFVKEKYETLA
- a CDS encoding PolC-type DNA polymerase III → MQKQMEILLEQIQYPDHQLFLFEQKMIEKVDALRKNQELIFHLVFDTPLVPAAFYEFYSRFDQTFSKIQTINQASFLIRYLSQPTEEQILEYWPLMIEYLSRQDLLIRCLESFSVKVQTNELHIEVKDEHYYNEIEQKYANNILKAYERFGFGLQTVKPVYSANAKSDADILAERETTMPQIVEVPKPVEAPPVEQPKPSYRSESYSGSRGGYSRKEPEVTDTSIGGPINGNPMSCKEIDDEMSRCILEGYIFDAESRDIRNGEMLLVTAKFTDYTDSIYIKMFAKSAETKKMVPKLLAKGNWVRVSGKIQFDTFSKELSMMVNAVNVIDAKTEPRKDLAPEGEKRVELHVHSKMSAMDGVTDIGDYIKQAAKWGHKAIALTDHGVVQAIPDAYHAAKKNDIKIIYGVEGYLVEDEPLLAWNEKSIPLNDATYVVYDVETTGFSTNYDVIIEIAAVKIKNGTIIDEFSDFANPHRKLSLKTIELTHILQSDVDNAPELEDVMKRFKEWSEDCILVAHNAAFDMGHLEQTYKRFNLGVCDNPVLDTLALARVLYHHQYGVYWNYATDATIDEKFKRKMKRFNLKALSKFFKVDLTQHHRAIYDARATGQAFILMLRDILKLDIKTHDEVNQLVDKETSFKLDRTTHVTILAQNQVGFKNLFKVVSQSMTCDLYGQPRIRRSYLQAHREGLLIGSSCVNGEVWESALNKPYEDLQEKAKFYDYLEVQPPEVYSHLIDQNSKEMAQSIIETIKTIIKVGEELNIPVCATGDVHHLNREDKLYRQIYTRTPMIGGGRHPLNHPDIKEIPSMHFRTTDEMYHDFSFLDEAKQKEIIVTNPNAIADSCEMIKAIKDELFTPADDFLKDKGIPSIKDRLTEMCYERAHEWYGEELPQYVLDRLIKELNSIIGNGFAVIYYISHMLVKKSLDDGYLVGSRGSVGSSFVATLTDITEVNPLSPHYRCPNCLFAAFKMNEEEKQRYGIRPEEEAFQDILANAESGFDLPDATCPHCGTKMRKDGHDIPFETFLGFKGDKVPDIDLNFSGEYQPVAHLYCREVFGDDFAFRAGTIGTVAEKTAFGYVKGFLEDTNREMRTAEIERMAKGCEGVRRTSGQHPGGIIVVPNYMDIYDVTPIQYPADDPTAEWRTTHFDFHSIHDNLLKLDILGHDDPTVIRYLQDISGIDPKDIPTDDPEVYKLFYSTESLGVTPEQIRSTTGSYGVPEFGTPFVRNMLEDTKPKTFAELVKISGLSHGTDVWLNNAADLVSGKYDKFGKVEFKNVIGCRDDIMVYLMYGGLEPALAFKIMEFVRKGLASKNPDGWKEFEEEMRKHKIPEWYIWSCGQIKYMFPKAHATAYVLMAIRIAWFKVHHPIYYYCAYFSKRADVFEMETMIKGPDAIRKRLDEIEEKGFDATPKEKNLVTILEIALEMTERGFYFQNFNIEESNAVDFKISEDGKSLIPPFTALDGLGENVARQIVAAREEAPFVTIKEVQQRGKVSKALIEKLQLMNVFGDMELGNDKPAKAATQPPSNQLTLF